One window from the genome of Halococcus agarilyticus encodes:
- a CDS encoding CTP synthase, translating to MPTDPPSPDTGPKFVFVTGGVMSGLGKGITAASTGRLLANAGFDVTAVKIDPYLNVDAGTMNPYQHGEVYVLKDGGEVDLDLGNYERFLDADMTFDQNITTGKLYKNVIEKERSGDYLGKTVQIIPHITDDIKRRVREAAAGHDVCLIEVGGTVGDIEGGPYYEAIRQFSHEEDDEDVLLAHVTLVPYSKNGEQKTKPTQHSVKELRSIGLQPDIVVGRCEDELDPETKEKIALFCDVPEDAVFSNPDVEDIYHVPLMVESEGLDEYVMDELGIAGRALPADDRTSQWRDLVTREQSGTVTIALVGKYALEDAYLSIHEALKHAGLEHGVEVEVLWVDAEEMANTHERRLREADAVVVPGGFGTRGTPEKIAAARYARENDVPFLGLCLGFQMAVVEYARNVLHLDGAHSTEIEEETSHPVIGLLPEQYDIEDLGGTMRLGAHETVIEPGTLAADLYGESCTERHRHRYEVNPEYIDRLEEAGLHFSGRANNRMEILELADHPFFFGTQFHPEFRSRPGRASPPFVGLLDAALDERDRHAIDEVEA from the coding sequence ATGCCGACAGACCCCCCAAGTCCCGACACGGGACCGAAGTTCGTTTTCGTCACCGGAGGTGTGATGAGTGGCCTCGGAAAGGGCATCACGGCCGCCAGCACCGGCCGGCTGCTCGCGAACGCCGGTTTCGACGTCACCGCCGTCAAGATCGACCCCTATCTCAACGTCGACGCCGGGACGATGAACCCCTACCAGCACGGCGAGGTCTACGTCCTGAAGGACGGCGGCGAGGTCGATCTCGATCTGGGCAACTACGAGCGCTTCCTCGACGCCGACATGACGTTCGATCAGAACATAACCACGGGAAAGCTCTACAAGAACGTCATCGAGAAGGAGCGAAGCGGCGACTACCTCGGGAAGACGGTCCAGATCATCCCACACATCACCGACGACATCAAGCGTCGCGTCCGAGAGGCCGCCGCGGGCCACGACGTCTGTCTGATCGAGGTCGGTGGCACGGTCGGCGACATCGAGGGCGGACCGTACTACGAGGCGATCCGGCAGTTCAGCCACGAGGAAGACGATGAAGACGTCCTGCTCGCCCACGTCACTTTGGTTCCGTACTCGAAAAACGGCGAGCAGAAGACCAAACCCACCCAGCACAGCGTGAAGGAGCTCCGTTCCATTGGTTTGCAGCCCGATATCGTGGTGGGCCGCTGCGAGGACGAGCTCGACCCCGAGACCAAGGAGAAGATCGCGCTGTTCTGTGACGTGCCCGAGGACGCGGTGTTCTCGAACCCAGACGTCGAGGACATCTACCACGTGCCGCTGATGGTCGAGTCCGAGGGCCTCGACGAGTACGTGATGGACGAGTTGGGGATCGCGGGGCGTGCGCTGCCCGCCGACGATCGCACGAGTCAGTGGCGCGACCTCGTGACCCGCGAGCAGTCCGGTACCGTGACGATCGCGCTCGTCGGGAAGTACGCCCTGGAGGACGCGTACCTCTCGATCCACGAGGCGCTGAAACACGCCGGGCTCGAACACGGCGTCGAAGTCGAGGTGCTCTGGGTCGACGCCGAGGAGATGGCGAACACCCACGAGCGCCGCCTGCGTGAGGCCGACGCCGTGGTCGTCCCCGGCGGGTTCGGCACCCGAGGCACCCCCGAGAAGATCGCCGCCGCACGTTACGCCCGCGAGAACGATGTCCCGTTCTTGGGGCTGTGCCTCGGTTTCCAGATGGCGGTCGTGGAGTACGCCCGAAACGTCCTGCATCTCGACGGCGCGCACTCGACGGAGATCGAAGAGGAGACTTCCCATCCCGTGATCGGTCTCCTGCCCGAGCAGTACGACATCGAGGACCTCGGCGGGACGATGCGGCTGGGCGCACACGAGACCGTGATCGAACCCGGAACGCTCGCGGCCGACCTCTACGGCGAGTCGTGCACCGAGCGCCACCGCCACCGTTACGAGGTCAATCCCGAGTACATCGACCGCCTGGAGGAGGCAGGACTCCACTTTTCGGGCCGGGCGAACAACCGGATGGAGATCCTCGAACTCGCCGACCATCCGTTCTTCTTCGGCACCCAGTTCCACCCCGAGTTCCGGTCGCGGCCCGGCCGGGCGAGCCCACCGTTCGTGGGACTGCTCGACGCTGCACTCGACGAGCGTGACCGCCACGCGATCGACGAGGTCGAGGCCTGA
- a CDS encoding winged helix-turn-helix domain-containing protein → MTEQEGWNDVNEHVREQWTDETTPFERVYEVVETTREGASAATIAERALVSEPTARRHCNALVNTGFVATEQDGRTTLYRRDEDQVLLSRIHDLRERADREELLDGIERMKTTIRGYEDTHDAISPEELARHLSGADSEGWADVTSWKTTRRNLAVAQAALAYDEASEQLTA, encoded by the coding sequence ATGACCGAGCAGGAGGGATGGAACGACGTCAACGAGCACGTCCGCGAGCAGTGGACCGACGAGACGACGCCGTTCGAGCGGGTGTACGAAGTCGTCGAGACCACTCGTGAGGGCGCGTCGGCGGCGACCATCGCCGAGCGCGCGCTCGTGAGCGAACCCACCGCCAGACGTCACTGCAACGCGCTCGTGAACACCGGCTTTGTGGCCACCGAGCAGGACGGCCGGACGACACTCTACAGGCGCGACGAGGATCAGGTGCTGCTGAGTCGGATCCACGACCTCCGCGAGCGGGCCGACCGCGAGGAGTTGCTCGACGGGATCGAACGGATGAAAACGACGATCCGCGGGTACGAGGACACTCACGACGCGATCTCTCCGGAGGAACTCGCGCGACATCTCTCGGGTGCGGATAGCGAGGGCTGGGCGGACGTCACGTCGTGGAAGACCACTCGCCGGAACCTCGCCGTCGCACAGGCGGCGCTCGCCTACGACGAGGCCAGCGAACAGCTCACCGCATGA